CCGCCTCAATGGCCCTGGCCTCGGCCTCGGTCTTGACCTCCAGCTTTTTGCCCGCGGCGGTGCCGTACAGCCGGGCGCTGAACTTCTTCTGGCTGGCCGGGGGCGAGAGCAGCGCGTCCAGGTTCCAGTACTCCTGGGGCTTAAAGGCCTCGATCTCCTTTTCCCGGTCCACGATCAGCCGCACGGCCACGCTCTGCACCCGCCCGGCCGAAAGGCCCCTGCGCACCTTGCGCCACAAAAACGGCGACAGCTTATATCCCACCAGCCGGTCCAGCACCCGGCGGGCCTGCTGCGCGTTGAACAGGTCCATGTCGATGGTGCGGGGGTGGGCCATGCCCTCGGTCACGCCCTTTTTGGTGATCTCGCCAAAGGTCACCCGGTTGGGCTCCTCCACATCCAGGCCCAGGATGTGGGCCAGGTGCCAGCTGATGGCCTCGCCCTCCCGGTCCGGGTCGGTGGCAAGGTACACCTGGTCGGCCTTTTTGGCCTCGCTTTTCAGCTCCTTGATGATTTTTTCCTTGCCCTTGATGTTGATGTATTGGGGGGCGTATTCATGCTCCACGTCGATGCCCAGCTGGCTGGCGGGCAAATCGCGGATATGCCCCATGCTGGCGGTCACCTCGTAGCCGTCGCCCAGGTATTTTCGGATGGTCTTCGCCTTGGCAGGCGACTCCACGATCACAAGTTTTGACATGCGTTTCTCCTTTGGGTTCATTTGCGGCGGTACTGCCCGCCGGCGCAGCTCTGCGCAAGGCCTGCCAGTTCAAGCTCCAGCAGGGCGGCCAGCGCCTCGCCCGCCTCGCAGCGGGCCTCGCCGGCCAATATTTCCAGGCCCTTTGGCTGCTGGCCAAGGTGCCGCAGCATCTCTTTCGCAGCCGGGCCGAGAGGCTCTGTTTGTGTCTGCCGCTTTTGGGTGTGCGCCGGGGCGGGCGCGGCAAGGCCCAGCCCCTCCAAAATCACTCCGGCGCCGCTGGCGGCCCGGGCGCGTCCCTCGGCCAGCAGGCGGTTGGTGCCGCCGCACAGCTCGCTGAAAATGCCTCCCGGCACCGCGTACACCGGCCTGCCGTACCGCTCTGCGTGGCCCACCGTGTTCATGGTGCCGCTCTTCTCCCGCGCCTCCACCACGCACACCGCGTCCGCCAGCGCGGCGATCAGCCGGTTGCGCAGCAAAAACGCGGCCGAGCGGGTCACATCGCCCGGGGCAAACTCGCTGATCACCGCCCCCACGCCCTCCACCTGGCGGCGCAGTGCCGTGTTGGCGGCCGGGTAGGTCTTGTCAATGGCGGTGCCCAGCACCCCCACCGTGGGCGCGCCGCAGCGCACCGCGGCCCGGTGGGCCTCGCTGTCCAGCCCGTCGGCCAGGCCGCTCACAAGGCACACGCCGGCTTCAGCCAGCTGCCCGCCGATGCACGCCGCGGCCTCCACCCCGTACGCGCTGGGGCGGCGGCTGCCGATCATGCCCACCGCGGGCGTGCGGTTCAGCGCCGCCGTATCCCCGGTGCAGAACAGCACCGGCGGCGCGTCCGGCACGCCCCGCAGCCGCGCGGGATATGCGGCCTCTGCCATTGTAACGATCTGCACGCCCATTTTTTCACAACTGCGGGCCAGCTTCTCAAAATTTTCGGGTTTTGCCTCCAGCCGCTCGGCCTGCGCCGGGGCCAGCAGTCCGGAAAGATCCTCGCGCCCCACCGCCTCCAGCAGCTCGCCGGGCGTGGGGTAAAGGGCCAGCACCCCGCCGCAGCCCCGCGCCCCGGGGCCCAGCACGTGGGCCAGCCACAGCCATTCCAGCGTCTGCCCCGTCATCGGCCCGCACCCCGGAAGTGCCACAGCAGCACCCCGCCCGCCACGCTGGCGTTCAGGCTCTCCACCCGGTCGGTAATGGGGATGCGCACCGCCTTCTGGCAGGCGGCCATGGCCGCAGCCGAAAGCCCCTGCCCCTCGCTGCCGATCACCAGGCACACGCCGCCCGGGCAGGCCGGGTCCACCTCGCCCAGGGGCAGGCTGTTTTCCAGCGCCGCCGCCAGGCACAGCACCCCGCGGCTCGCAAGCTCGGCCAGCGCGTCCGCAAGGTTCGGCGCCGCCACCAGCGGCATGCGCCCCGCGGCGCCCATGCTGGCCCGCAGCACCTTGGGGGCAAAGGGGTCGGCGCACCCCGGCGAAAGCAGCACCCCGTCAAAATCAAAGGCAGCGGCGCTGCGGATCAGCGCCCCCACGTTGCCGGGGTCCTGCACCCGCTCCAGCGCCAAAAAGCGCCCGCCGCGCGGCAGGTCCGCAAACCGGGCCGCCGGCCGCCCGAACACCCCGAACACCCCCTGCGGGCTCTCCACCCCGGCCAGCTTTTCGGCCACGTGGTCCTCCACCAGGTATTGTTCACAGGGCAGCGCCTGTAATGCAGGCCACTTATCCTGCGCGCGGCAGGTATAATATATTACCTTTAAAGGGCAGCCCTTTGCAAGCTCCAGGCAAAGCTTATAGCCCTCCGCGAGGAAAGCGTTTTCCCCGGCGCGGAAGGCTGCCGACTGGCCCAACTTGCAGGCGTATTTGATTTTTGCATTTTCGCGGCTGGTGATGCATTCCGGCATGGCAAAGCCCCTTTGAAAAACAGCCCGCGGCCCTTTTGCAGGCCCTGCGCCCCGCCCGCAAGGGGCAAAACGCGCGGCCGAATCTGTCCCTGGCCGCTGGGCGGCCAAAAATTGCGGCAAGATACAAAGCGACGCCCGTGCACGTGCGCGGGCGTTGCTTTTTTAGGTATTACAGCGCCTTCTTGGCAGTCTCCACCAGGGCGGCAAAGCCGGCCTCGTCATGAATGGCCATCTCGCTCAGCATCTTGCGGTTCAGCTCGATGCCGGCCTTTTTCAGCCCGTTCATGAAGGAGGAGTAGTTCATCCCCAGGGGGCGAACGGCGTTGTTGATGCGGGTGATCCACAAATTGCGGAACTGGCGCTTTTTCAGCTTACGGCCAACGAAAGCGTAGTTGCCGCTCTTCATCACCTGCTGTTTCGCCATCTTAAAATGCTTGGATTTGCTGCCATAGTAGCCCTTGGCCAGCTTCAGGGTCTTTTTTCTGCGTTTGCGGGTCATCATCGCGCCTTTAATACGAGCCATTGTTTATTTCTCCTTTACAGTCACTGTCAATTTTAAATCTTGCCTGAAAAGACCCTTAGGCGTAGGGCAGCATGCTCTTGACAGCGGCTGCATTGGTCTTGTCGGCGTAGGCGTTCTTGCGGTAGCCCCGCTTGATCTTGGTGGTCTTGCCGTGGCCGTTGAGCAAGTGGCTGCGGTAAGCGTGGCCGCGTTTCACCTTGCCGTTTTTGGTGAGCTTAAAGCGCTTTTTCGCACCGGAGTGAGTTTTGATTTTAGGCATTTTATGTTCCTCCTAAGATTTTGTTTGCTTACTTTTGCTGCTGGCTGGGCTTCGGGCTCATGAACATCTGCATGCTGCGCCCTTCCAGCTTGGGGGCCTTATCCACCACCGCTATCTCGGCCAATACCTCGGCAAACCGCTTTTCCACCTCGAGGCCCAGGTTGGTATGGGCCATCTCGCGCCCGCGGAACCGGATGGATACCTTGAGCTTGTGGCCGGCCTTTACAAACTTGGCCGCCTGGCTGACCTTGGTGTTGAAGTCGTTCGTGTCGATGTTCAGCGAAAGCCGGATCTCCTTGACGTCGATGACCTTCTGATTCTTCTTGGCTTCCTTGTCTTTCTTCTGCTGTTCAAAGCGGAACTTGCCGTAGTCCATCAGCTTGCACACAGGCGGGGCCGCCTGCGGTGCGATCTTGACCAGGTCCAGCTCCTGCTCCTCCGCCATGCGCAGCGCGTCGCGGGTGGACACGATGCCCAGCTGGCTGCCGTCAGCGCCGATCAGTCGGATCTCTCTGTCGCGAATGCCTTCATTCAGCTCCAGGTCTTTTTTGCCGTTCGTAGCGATTGGGACACACCTCCATCTAAAACTTTCAGTTTTGAAAAAACGAACGCGGCCACCGTTCGGCAGCCGCGTTCAGCAAAACACACGCAAAGACGCCCCAAAGCGGGCGGCCTTTCAGTATGACCCGGGCCCTGTGGGCCGCAAGGTGAGCACGGCGGCTAGCCGGTTGCTGCTTTCTTTACCAAGTTAGTATAGCATGCCCCGCCGCCGCCGTCAAGCCGTGCGCAAAAATATTTTTGGAGTACCGGCTCCAAAATGCGTATCTGTTTTGGGGGCGCTGTTTTTCTGCTGAATGGGCGCAGCTTATTGCCACAGTGCTTTCCTCCAAGTCAGCGGATGGGGTGCCCGGTTTTCTATTAACAGTGCGCCCGGCCCTTTTTCTTCCCGCTTCACGCCAGATCCACCGCGATCTCCACGCCCAGGTCAAAGCTGTACAGCGAAAGCCTTGTCACCGGCTTTTTGAAGCGCCTGTCAATCGCCTCGGCATACATCAGCAGCTGCGGGCGGTAGGCCGCCACAAACTGTTCGTGGGTCTTGCCCCGGTCGGTCTTGTAGTCCAAAATTTCCAGATGGTCGCTGAATTCCAGCACCAGGTCCGCCACGCCCTGCACCAGTGTGCGCGCGCCCAAAAGCTCGCCCTCCGCCTCGGGCGCGGCCTGTTCCGCAGGGATCGAGGTGATGAAATCATACTCCCGCAGCACCCGGTCGGCCGCCTTTATGCGGGCGTAGGCGGGGCTTTGGAAAAACTCCTCCAGCTTTTCAAAATCCATCTTGTCATACAGTTCGGGCAAAAGCAGCCGCTTTTCCACCTGCCGCCGGGCCTCGGCCCGCACATCGGCGCTGGCGGCCTCAAAATCCGCGTACTGCAAAAAGGCGTGCAGCGCCGTGCCCTTTTCGGCGGCGGTCAGCCCCTCTTTATAAAGGAACGAGGGCCGCTGCAGGGTGGCCTCCTCGGCCGAGTGCACCAGCGCGGTCACGCTCACCTTGGCCGGCACCCCTGCGAGCGCGGCCCGTGGGTAGGTCCAAGCAAGCCGCTCCTCCACCTGCTGCGCCAGCACCCGGTCGGGCGGGGCCTCGGGCAGGCCCGTGCGGGCTTCGGCCCGCTGGGCGGCGGGCGCATCGCCCTCCACCGTCACCTCCAGCCATCCGGGCGCATCGCCCGGCGCGGGCCGCACCGGGGCGGCCACCGCCGCCCGCAAAGCGCCCGCAGCGGGGTGGGGCAGCGCGGCCAGCAGCACCCATTCCGCCGGGCTTTGGCAGCGCTGCAGCAGGTATTCCCGGGGGCGGCCCTCCTCGGGCAGCTGCGCCGCCAGCCGTTCCAGCAGCCGCGCCGGGTCCTTGGCGGCGGCGGTCAGGATCAGCCGGTCCTTGGCGCGGGTCAGCGCCACATACAGCACCCGCATCTCCTCGCTCAGGCCCTCGGCCCCAATGGCCGCCTGCACCGCCCGGTAGGGCGCGGTGGGGTAGGTGCCCCCCTGCCCCGCCCGCAGCGTCAGGCCAATGCCCAGCGCGGGGTGGAACACCGCGGCCGCCCGCAGGTCCTCCTTATTAAAGGTCTTTGCCAGCCCGCAGGCCAGCACCACCGGGAATTCCAGCCCCTTCGAGCGGTGCACCGTCATAACGGTCACGCAGCCGGGCCGGCTCTGCCCCTGCTCAGGGCCGGGCACGCCGCCGGTTGCCAGGGCCGCGTCCATGGCGCGCACCACCCCGGCCAGGCCGTTTTTGCCGCAGCCTGCCGCAAACTGGGCGAACTGGCGCAGGTTTTCCCGCCGGGCCGGGCCCTCGGGCATGGCGCCCGCCGCGGCCAGGCACCCGGTGCGGATGAAGATCTCCTCCATCAGCCGGTCCACCGAAACAGTCTGCGCCAGCTGCCGCAGCCCCCGCAGCCGCTCGGCAAAGGCCAGGGTCTTTTCATCCTCGGCCGCCATCACCGCGCCGTAAAAGCTGCCCTTGGGGCGCTCGGCCCGCAGCCGCACCAGATCGTCCGGCTCAAAGCCGGAAAGGCCCAGCATCACCGCCGCCAGGTGCACGTCCTGGGCGGGGTTGTCCAGCACCCGCAAAAGGCTCGCCACCGGGCGCACCTCCGGCGCGTCCAGCAGGTTTTCCGCCCGGTCCACATACGCCGGGATTCCCCGCGCCTCCAGCGCGTCGGCAAACACTTCAAAGCTGCCACGGCTGCGCAGCAAAATGCAAAAATCCTCGTAGCGCGCGGGCCGCGTGCCCCCCGCGCCGTCCCGCACGGCAAAGCCGCCGGCCGGGTCGGTCAACCCCGCAATGCGGCGGGCCGCATATTCGGCCTCCGCCTCGGGGCGGGTGCTCTCCACCAGGCGCACCTCGCAGCCTCCCATATATCCGCCGTAGCCCTCGGCCCCGCCAAAGCCCGGCGCCAGCCGCTCGCCGGGGCCATACTCCACCCCGCCCAGCGCCCGGCTCATCAGCGGGCCGAACACGGCGTTCACTCCCGCGATCACCCCCGGCGCGCTGCGGAAGTTCGCGTCCAAAAACAGCTTCTGCGCCCCGCCCTGCCCGTAGGGGGCAAAGCGCTCCAGCTTTGCCTGAAAAATACTGGGGTCCGCCTGGCGGAAGCGGTAAATGCTCTGCTTCAGATCCCCCACAAAGAACAGGTCCTCGCCCCCCGCCCTGGCAAGGCAGGCGTACAGCGCGTCCTGCAAAGCGTTCGTGTCCTGGTATTCGTCCACCATCACGGCAAAAAAACCGCCGCTCACCTGGCGCGCCAGCTCGGTGGGCTCGCC
This window of the Oscillospiraceae bacterium genome carries:
- the addA gene encoding ATP-dependent helicase/nuclease subunit A, with the protein product MEFTPEQARAIQHGQGALLVSAAAGSGKTAVLVERAVRLLCREEDPVPADQLLIVTFTRAAAASLRGKLAQRLAGELAKKPGSPHLRRQRMLLQRAPICTIDAYCLQLVQAHFSRLDIPPDFSTADGPQLAALRAQSLADALETAYTDPDFCAFADLYGKGRSDWQAARVLEALHDFLSSMPDPARTLEDFCAAWEQAGPLDDTAWGKALRAEGRRGAECALALAQQNLREAEADGGLAPYLPALRADLAAAEHLLSQISTAPWDEILAAFRALCYERLGAVRGYEGCHMEPVKARRELLKKTLARLQENVFVCSTAEFEADRAAAAPLVRALARAERDFQDRFFAAKQEEKTLEFSDVEHLALRLLQTPEGEPTELARQVSGGFFAVMVDEYQDTNALQDALYACLARAGGEDLFFVGDLKQSIYRFRQADPSIFQAKLERFAPYGQGGAQKLFLDANFRSAPGVIAGVNAVFGPLMSRALGGVEYGPGERLAPGFGGAEGYGGYMGGCEVRLVESTRPEAEAEYAARRIAGLTDPAGGFAVRDGAGGTRPARYEDFCILLRSRGSFEVFADALEARGIPAYVDRAENLLDAPEVRPVASLLRVLDNPAQDVHLAAVMLGLSGFEPDDLVRLRAERPKGSFYGAVMAAEDEKTLAFAERLRGLRQLAQTVSVDRLMEEIFIRTGCLAAAGAMPEGPARRENLRQFAQFAAGCGKNGLAGVVRAMDAALATGGVPGPEQGQSRPGCVTVMTVHRSKGLEFPVVLACGLAKTFNKEDLRAAAVFHPALGIGLTLRAGQGGTYPTAPYRAVQAAIGAEGLSEEMRVLYVALTRAKDRLILTAAAKDPARLLERLAAQLPEEGRPREYLLQRCQSPAEWVLLAALPHPAAGALRAAVAAPVRPAPGDAPGWLEVTVEGDAPAAQRAEARTGLPEAPPDRVLAQQVEERLAWTYPRAALAGVPAKVSVTALVHSAEEATLQRPSFLYKEGLTAAEKGTALHAFLQYADFEAASADVRAEARRQVEKRLLLPELYDKMDFEKLEEFFQSPAYARIKAADRVLREYDFITSIPAEQAAPEAEGELLGARTLVQGVADLVLEFSDHLEILDYKTDRGKTHEQFVAAYRPQLLMYAEAIDRRFKKPVTRLSLYSFDLGVEIAVDLA
- a CDS encoding DNA processing protein DprA, which encodes MALPGCGPMTGQTLEWLWLAHVLGPGARGCGGVLALYPTPGELLEAVGREDLSGLLAPAQAERLEAKPENFEKLARSCEKMGVQIVTMAEAAYPARLRGVPDAPPVLFCTGDTAALNRTPAVGMIGSRRPSAYGVEAAACIGGQLAEAGVCLVSGLADGLDSEAHRAAVRCGAPTVGVLGTAIDKTYPAANTALRRQVEGVGAVISEFAPGDVTRSAAFLLRNRLIAALADAVCVVEAREKSGTMNTVGHAERYGRPVYAVPGGIFSELCGGTNRLLAEGRARAASGAGVILEGLGLAAPAPAHTQKRQTQTEPLGPAAKEMLRHLGQQPKGLEILAGEARCEAGEALAALLELELAGLAQSCAGGQYRRK
- the infC gene encoding translation initiation factor IF-3 codes for the protein MSTRDALRMAEEQELDLVKIAPQAAPPVCKLMDYGKFRFEQQKKDKEAKKNQKVIDVKEIRLSLNIDTNDFNTKVSQAAKFVKAGHKLKVSIRFRGREMAHTNLGLEVEKRFAEVLAEIAVVDKAPKLEGRSMQMFMSPKPSQQQK
- the rplT gene encoding 50S ribosomal protein L20, with amino-acid sequence MARIKGAMMTRKRRKKTLKLAKGYYGSKSKHFKMAKQQVMKSGNYAFVGRKLKKRQFRNLWITRINNAVRPLGMNYSSFMNGLKKAGIELNRKMLSEMAIHDEAGFAALVETAKKAL
- the rpmI gene encoding 50S ribosomal protein L35; this encodes MPKIKTHSGAKKRFKLTKNGKVKRGHAYRSHLLNGHGKTTKIKRGYRKNAYADKTNAAAVKSMLPYA
- the spoU gene encoding 23S rRNA methyltransferase — translated: MPECITSRENAKIKYACKLGQSAAFRAGENAFLAEGYKLCLELAKGCPLKVIYYTCRAQDKWPALQALPCEQYLVEDHVAEKLAGVESPQGVFGVFGRPAARFADLPRGGRFLALERVQDPGNVGALIRSAAAFDFDGVLLSPGCADPFAPKVLRASMGAAGRMPLVAAPNLADALAELASRGVLCLAAALENSLPLGEVDPACPGGVCLVIGSEGQGLSAAAMAACQKAVRIPITDRVESLNASVAGGVLLWHFRGAGR